A genomic region of Saccopteryx bilineata isolate mSacBil1 chromosome 1, mSacBil1_pri_phased_curated, whole genome shotgun sequence contains the following coding sequences:
- the FBXL7 gene encoding F-box/LRR-repeat protein 7, with protein MGANNGKQYGSEGKGSSSISSDVSSSTDHTPTQAQKNVATSEDSDLSMRTLSTPSPALICPPNLPGFQNGRGSSTSSSSITGETVAMVHSPPPTRLTHPLIRLASRPQKEQASIERLPDQSMVQIFSFLPTNQLCRCARVCRRWYNLAWDPRLWRTIRLTGETINVDRALKVLTRRLCQDTPNVCLMLETVTVSGCRRLTDRGLYTIAQCCPELRRLEVSGCYNISNEAVFDVVSLCPNLEHLDVSGCSKVTCISLTREASIKLSPLHGKQISIRYLDMTDCFVLEDEGLHTIAAHCTQLTHLYLRRCVRLTDEGLRYLMIYCTSIKELSVSDCRFVSDFGLREIAKLESRLRYLSIAHCGRVTDVGIRYVAKYCSKLRYLNARGCEGITDHGVEYLAKNCTKLKSLDIGKCPLVSDTGLECLALNCFNLKRLSLKSCESITGQGLQIVAANCFDLQLLNVQDCEVSVEALRFVKRHCKRCVIEHTNPAFF; from the exons ACTCCGACCTGAGCATGCGCACACTGAGCACGCCTAGCCCAGCCCTGATATGTCCACCGAACCTGCCCGGATTTCAGAATGGAAGGGGCTCGTCCACCTCCTCGTCCTCCATCACTGGGGAGACGGTGGCCATGGTCCACTCCCCGCCGCCGACCCGCCTCACCCACCCGCTCATCCGACTGGCCTCCAGACCGCAGAAGGAGCAAGCCAGCATAGAGCGGCTCCCGGACCAGTCCATGGTCCAGATCTTCTCCTTCCTGCCCACCAACCAGCTGTGCCGCTGCGCCCGCGTGTGCCGCCGCTGGTACAACCTGGCCTGGGACCCGCGTCTCTGGAGGACTATCCGCCTGACAGGCGAGACCATCAACGTGGACCGCGCCCTCAAGGTGCTGACCCGCAGGCTGTGCCAGGACACTCCCAACGTCTGTCTCATGCTGGAAACCGTAACTGTCAGTGGCTGTCGCCGGCTCACAGATAGGGGGCTTTACACCATTGCCCAGTGCTGCCCGGAACTGAGGCGACTGGAAGTCTCAGGCTGTTACAATATCTCCAATGAGGCTGTCTTTGATGTGGTGTCCCTCTGCCCCAACCTGGAGCACCTGGATGTGTCAG GGTGCTCCAAAGTGACCTGCATCAGCTTGACCCGGGAGGCCTCCATTAAACTGTCCCCCTTGCATGGCAAACAGATCTCCATCCGCTACCTGGACATGACGGACTGCTTCGTGCTGGAGGACGAGGGCCTGCACACCATCGCGGCGCACTGCACGCAGCTGACCCACCTGTACCTGCGCCGCTGCGTCCGCCTCACCGACGAGGGCCTCCGCTACCTGATGATCTACTGCACGTCCATCAAGGAGCTGAGCGTCAGCGACTGCCGCTTCGTTAGTGACTTCGGCTTGCGGGAGATCGCCAAGCTGGAGTCGCGCCTGCGGTACCTCAGCATCGCGCACTGCGGCCGGGTCACCGACGTGGGCATCCGCTATGTCGCCAAGTACTGCAGCAAGCTGCGCTACCTCAACGCGAGGGGCTGCGAGGGCATCACGGACCACGGCGTGGAGTACCTCGCCAAGAACTGCACCAAACTCAAATCCCTGGACATCGGCAAGTGCCCTCTGGTCTCCGACACGGGCCTGGAGTGCCTGGCCCTGAACTGCTTCAATCTCAAGCGGCTCAGCCTCAAGTCCTGCGAGAGCATCACGGGCCAGGGCCTGCAGATCGTGGCGGCCAACTGCTTCGATCTGCAGCTGCTCAACGTCCAGGACTGCGAGGTGTCGGTGGAGGCCCTGCGGTTTGTGAAACGCCACTGCAAGCGCTGCGTCATCGAGCACACCAACCCTGCCTTCTTCTGA